GGCGTGGCGGGCGTCGTACGCCGCCACAGAGCCGTCGTCGTCATGCGATCGTGGTCATGAGGCGTCGCGCGCCCGGGTCGCAGCGGTGAGGGCCTGACGCCAGGTCTGCACCGAGAGCAACGATCCCGCGAGCGGGCCTCCCGGCTGCGGGGGTACGCCGCCGCGCCCGGCGGGGACGGTGGGGACGGCGATCGGGACGTCCGCCCGATGCTTGCCGGGGGCGACGACGCTCAGGCCCGTGGCCACGGGTGCGTCCGGGCCGCCCACGACGCCCGCCGGCAGGGTCGTGGCGATCTCGTCGGGGTCGAGCTCGGCCAGGACGCTCACCTGCTGCTCGGTGGTGCCGAGGACCAGGACCCGCTCACCGACCGTCACCACGGCGACGGCCGAGGTCCGGGAGAGCGGGCGCCGGTGCAGGATGCGGACCAGGTCGTCCTGGCCGCCACCCATGCGTCGTTGGGTGATCCGGGCGAGGACGAGCAGCAGGCCCACCACGGCCGCCAGCGACACGACGAGACGGAGAGCGAGCTCCCACATGTCAGGCCGTCGCAGCCACGGAGCCGGCGTCGACGATCTCGGTGACCCGCAGCCCGAAGTCCTCGTCGACGACGACGACCTCACCGCGGGCGATCAAGCGACCGTTGACGAGCAGGTCCGCGGGGCTCCCCGCGGCGCGGTCGAGCTCCAGGACGGTGCCCGGTGTGAGCGCGAGCAGGTCGCGCACGCTCATCCGGGTGCGCCCGAGCTCGACGGTGACGTCCATGACCACCCCGTGCAGCAGCTCGATGCCGCGGACCGGGCCTGCCGTCGCCGTAGCCGCCGCAGGGCCCGGCACGGCAGCCGGGAGGACTGTCGGGTCCGGGGTGAACACCGCCGAGACCGGACCCGGGGCGGGCGCGAAGGCGGCGTCGGCGACGAGCAGGGCGGCGGCGACAGCGACGCCGCCCAGCGGCACCACGACGAAGGACTCACCCAGCAGCGCCACCGCGGCGTGCGGGTCGAGCTGACGACCGGCCTCGACCCGGCACCCGAGCGCGCTCCCCGCTGCGTCGAGGGCCGGCTGGACCGCGGCGGCCAGGTCGAGCTGCCCCAGAGGGCTCTCGGACAGGGCGCTCACCAGCTCCTGGCCGACCAGGACGGCGATCTGTCCCCGTGCGCCGCCGTCGAGCGCGGCAGCCACGGCCCCGGCGAAGCCGGCCACGACGTGCGGGGTGCCCGGCTGCGCCGTCCCGGCGCTCAGCGGATCGGCCGAGGGCAGGACGGCGGCCGCGGCCTGCGCGGCGGGGAGGGCGAGCTGCGGGTCGGCGGTGGTCGGGCTCATCGGCGGGTCTCCTGGGACGGGGGCGGAAGAGTGACGACGAGAGCGGCCAGCTTGCGTCCCTGGACGCCGGCGGTGGCGTGGGCCAGCACGCCGTGGCCGTCGGGCTTCTCGACGGTGACCTCGAGGGGGGCGGCGGCGGGGTGGTCGAGCCGGAGGACGTCCCCCACGGCGAGGGTGCTCAACGCACCGGGCTCCAACCGGGTGGGGCGGAACTGCACCGTGACCTCCACCGGCACGTGCGCGAAGGCCGCGTGCAGCTGCTCACCGGCGTGCTTGCGCTGGGCACGCTCGCGCTCGGAGACGGGCGCCGGCGTCGCAGCCGCCTGCAGCTGGGGGAGCAGCGGTGAGAACGGCAGGCAGACGGTGAACGGGTAGGACCGGTCGGTGATGCGCAGGTCGAAGGTGAGCACGACGACGACGTCGCTCGCGCCGGCGACCTGGGCGAACTGCGGGCTGTACTCGACCGCCTTGACGCGGGGCTCGAGCTCGACGGTGCCGCCGAGGGCGTAGCGCATCTCGCCGAGGAGGCGCTGCACGAGGCCGCCGATGACGCTGGCCTCGATCTCGCTGAGCGGGCGCACGGGCTGGTCGCCGGCGCCGTGCCCTCCGAGCATGTGGTCGACGCACACCATCGTCGCCGGCAGCGACAGCTCGAGCACGCCCAGGCCCGGCATCGGGTCGATGGAGAACAACGTCATGTAGGTCGTCGGGGGAAGCCCGTCGACGTACTCGCCGTAGGAGCGTTGCTCGATCGACACGAGCGAGATCTGGGAGACCTTGCGCAGCGACGAGGTGAAGACCGTCGTCGCCTGCCGAGCGAACCCCTCGAAGCCGAGCTGCAGCATCCGGGAGTGCTCGCGGGAGAGCTGGATCGGACGGCGGAAGTCGTAGCCGGAGACGACGCGGGGCTGCCGACGGCGCTGACGGCCGGCGCTGGCGAGCACGGACCCGGTGGCCGCGGCGAGGCCACCGGCCGTGGGCTCGCTCGTCCCCGCGGTCGGGTCGACGGCAGGGGTGGTCACGCCTGGGCTATCGGCGCGGGGCCCGGACCACCTGAGTGCTTGCCCCGCACGCAGCCCGCTAAGCCACACGTTCGGCCGATCAGGGCCGGGACCTTGGTCCCGAGCAGGAGGCTCGGAGGGTGTCGCAGTGGGCTACTGCGTCACGAAGTCGGTGAAGTACGGCTCGATCACCTCACCGTCGTAGAGCTCGTCCAGGCGGACCGCCAGCTGGTCCTTGAGCGCCCGGCGGTTGTCGGCGGAGGCGAGCTCGCTCATCGAGCGTCCGCTGAAGAGGTCGATCACCGCGTCGAGCGCCTTGCTGCCGTCGGTCTCCGGCGCCTCGGCCCTCAGCTGCAGGGCGATGCCGATCTTCAGGTAGTGCCCACCGGCGAGGTTGACCTGGATGGGTTCGAGGGCGACCACCTCCCCGGGCACGGGGGCAGCGTCGGCCGGGAGCGGTGCGGGCCGCAGGAACCAGTACGCCGCACCAGCGACGATGAGCATCGCCACGACGATGCTGATGAGCCGGCGCTTCCCGCTCGGTGCCGGGGGCGGCGCGCCCGGCGGGGCCTCGGCGCGGGGCTTGGTCGGGGGGATGGCCGTGACGGTCACGGTCGGACCTCCTTGTCGGACGGGGGCGTGCGCCGCTCGGGAGACGCGCCGAGGGCGCCGGGGATGTCGAGGTCCGAGACCTCGTCGAGGAGCTGGCGGCTCTCGGCGTCGAGTGCGGAGAGGACGACGACGTCGACCCGCTT
The nucleotide sequence above comes from Nocardioides massiliensis. Encoded proteins:
- a CDS encoding FliO/MopB family protein, whose amino-acid sequence is MWELALRLVVSLAAVVGLLLVLARITQRRMGGGQDDLVRILHRRPLSRTSAVAVVTVGERVLVLGTTEQQVSVLAELDPDEIATTLPAGVVGGPDAPVATGLSVVAPGKHRADVPIAVPTVPAGRGGVPPQPGGPLAGSLLSVQTWRQALTAATRARDAS
- a CDS encoding flagellar basal body-associated FliL family protein codes for the protein MTVTAIPPTKPRAEAPPGAPPPAPSGKRRLISIVVAMLIVAGAAYWFLRPAPLPADAAPVPGEVVALEPIQVNLAGGHYLKIGIALQLRAEAPETDGSKALDAVIDLFSGRSMSELASADNRRALKDQLAVRLDELYDGEVIEPYFTDFVTQ
- a CDS encoding flagellar motor switch protein FliM, yielding MTTPAVDPTAGTSEPTAGGLAAATGSVLASAGRQRRRQPRVVSGYDFRRPIQLSREHSRMLQLGFEGFARQATTVFTSSLRKVSQISLVSIEQRSYGEYVDGLPPTTYMTLFSIDPMPGLGVLELSLPATMVCVDHMLGGHGAGDQPVRPLSEIEASVIGGLVQRLLGEMRYALGGTVELEPRVKAVEYSPQFAQVAGASDVVVVLTFDLRITDRSYPFTVCLPFSPLLPQLQAAATPAPVSERERAQRKHAGEQLHAAFAHVPVEVTVQFRPTRLEPGALSTLAVGDVLRLDHPAAAPLEVTVEKPDGHGVLAHATAGVQGRKLAALVVTLPPPSQETRR
- the fliN gene encoding flagellar motor switch protein FliN is translated as MSPTTADPQLALPAAQAAAAVLPSADPLSAGTAQPGTPHVVAGFAGAVAAALDGGARGQIAVLVGQELVSALSESPLGQLDLAAAVQPALDAAGSALGCRVEAGRQLDPHAAVALLGESFVVVPLGGVAVAAALLVADAAFAPAPGPVSAVFTPDPTVLPAAVPGPAAATATAGPVRGIELLHGVVMDVTVELGRTRMSVRDLLALTPGTVLELDRAAGSPADLLVNGRLIARGEVVVVDEDFGLRVTEIVDAGSVAATA